A window of Bacillota bacterium contains these coding sequences:
- a CDS encoding cobalamin-binding protein: MNQPSLAGARRALILRRVVIAILSTLLAMTGGACSLVAPKATAVADDAGRQVELKGRPERIISMAPSNAEILFALGLGDRVVGVSNYDNYPAEAGKREKVGDALSPNFEKMVALQPDLVLAVGTAQSEIVKKLEGYKINVFILNANKVKDAMADIRLVGRITGTSGKAGQLAEAMEKRLAGVEVQVASVPADKRPTVFWVLDRMLYTVGPGSFIDDLITLAGGRNIAADAKQDYPQFNLEALIARDPDVIIVPLIDRTLLDQLKAMKGWDKLKAVKTGRVYTVDPDIVSRPGPRIVDGVQTVAKLLHPDVVK; this comes from the coding sequence GTGAATCAGCCGTCATTGGCCGGTGCGCGCCGGGCCCTGATCCTCCGCCGGGTGGTCATCGCCATATTGTCCACCCTCCTCGCCATGACCGGCGGAGCCTGTTCGCTGGTCGCTCCAAAGGCTACCGCCGTGGCCGACGACGCCGGGCGCCAGGTCGAGTTGAAAGGCCGGCCGGAGCGGATCATCTCGATGGCTCCCTCCAACGCCGAAATCCTTTTCGCCCTGGGCCTTGGCGACCGGGTTGTCGGGGTCTCGAACTACGACAACTACCCGGCCGAGGCGGGCAAGCGGGAGAAGGTCGGGGACGCCCTTAGCCCCAACTTCGAGAAGATGGTCGCCCTTCAGCCCGACCTCGTCCTGGCCGTCGGGACGGCCCAGAGCGAGATCGTCAAGAAGCTGGAAGGGTACAAGATAAACGTCTTCATCCTCAACGCCAATAAGGTCAAGGACGCCATGGCCGACATCAGGCTGGTCGGCCGGATCACCGGGACCTCAGGCAAGGCCGGCCAACTGGCCGAGGCGATGGAGAAGAGACTGGCCGGGGTGGAGGTTCAGGTAGCCTCGGTGCCGGCCGACAAGCGGCCGACCGTCTTCTGGGTCCTCGACCGGATGCTCTACACGGTCGGACCGGGCTCGTTCATCGACGACCTGATCACTCTGGCCGGCGGACGGAACATCGCCGCCGACGCCAAGCAGGATTACCCTCAGTTCAACCTGGAGGCCCTGATCGCCAGGGACCCGGATGTGATCATCGTCCCGCTGATCGACCGGACCTTGCTCGACCAACTCAAGGCCATGAAGGGCTGGGACAAGCTCAAGGCGGTCAAGACGGGGCGGGTCTACACCGTCGATCCCGACATCGTCTCTCGCCCCGGACCACGGATCGTCGACGGTGTCCAGACGGTGGCCAAGCTGCTCCATCCGGACGTGGTCAAGTGA
- a CDS encoding cation diffusion facilitator family transporter, with product MDPRVRTARLSVMSNSLLVVMKLAVGLVMGSVSVISEAIHSGLDLVAALVAFFSVRQAAKPPDQVHPYGHGKIENVSGVVEAILIFIAAIWIIIEAARRLMAGGAVESIGYGVVVMAVSAAVNTVISQILFRVARETESIALEADALHLRTDVYTSAGVAVGLGLLKLTGLHILDPLVAMGVAALIIKAAWDLTRTAFRPLLDVELPEDEEKQVIAAIEEFSSDYVEFHKLRSRRSGAERHIDLHLVVHKSLPILEVHKLSDAIEAAIRKRFPRSYILIHMEPCEEDCARCELPVAGDTRNEAAPTEG from the coding sequence GTCATGTCCAACAGCCTGCTCGTTGTGATGAAGCTGGCCGTCGGCTTGGTCATGGGCTCGGTCAGCGTCATCTCGGAGGCTATCCATTCTGGGCTTGACCTGGTGGCCGCCCTGGTCGCCTTCTTTTCGGTCAGGCAGGCGGCCAAGCCTCCGGATCAGGTGCATCCTTACGGTCACGGGAAGATCGAGAACGTCTCCGGGGTCGTCGAGGCGATCTTGATCTTCATCGCCGCCATCTGGATCATCATCGAAGCCGCCCGCCGGCTGATGGCCGGTGGGGCCGTGGAGAGCATCGGTTATGGGGTCGTGGTCATGGCGGTGTCGGCCGCGGTCAACACGGTCATTTCGCAGATCCTCTTCCGCGTCGCCCGAGAGACTGAGTCCATCGCCCTCGAGGCGGACGCCCTTCACCTGCGGACCGATGTCTACACTTCGGCCGGGGTCGCCGTCGGACTCGGCCTCTTGAAGCTGACCGGATTGCACATCCTGGACCCCCTGGTCGCCATGGGGGTCGCCGCCCTGATCATCAAGGCCGCCTGGGACCTCACCAGGACGGCTTTCCGGCCTCTGCTCGACGTCGAACTGCCGGAGGATGAGGAGAAGCAGGTCATCGCGGCCATCGAGGAGTTCTCCTCCGACTACGTGGAGTTCCACAAGCTTCGGTCACGGCGGTCCGGCGCCGAACGGCACATCGACCTTCACCTGGTGGTCCACAAGAGCCTGCCCATCCTCGAGGTCCATAAGTTGAGTGACGCCATCGAGGCGGCGATCAGGAAGCGCTTCCCGCGGTCCTACATCCTCATCCACATGGAGCCGTGCGAGGAGGACTGCGCCCGCTGCGAGCTTCCGGTGGCCGGGGACACCCGGAACGAGGCCGCCCCTACTGAGGGTTGA